The Saccharomonospora cyanea NA-134 genome includes a region encoding these proteins:
- a CDS encoding helix-turn-helix domain-containing protein, producing MVPRSPTRTASLRWQHELVTHTRPEDGMAARRLLELLSAGASSDELARVPADSATMQLAMHIRRTLDAHSRREAELTALFATASDLARLRDLDAVLRSIVRRARMLLGADVSYLTLNDHSDDGSTYMRVTDGSASALFQQLRLGVGEGLGGLVAQTARPYATRDYPNDERFDHTGPIDRAVNDEGLIAILGVPLSLGERVIGVLFASERRPRSFSPDEVALLSSFADHAAIAIDNARLIEESTAALAELGAANETIKAHHESLARAQDAHDRLTELVLGGADVPEVAAAVASMLGGGIVVCDADGAELGRSGAGRVRAPGRALSRALVASRSAGKAIAEGDVWVCAVMAGPQLLGSITLTGRPDLADADRRLFERAGVVTALLLLLRRSAAEAEDRVRGELVADLLTAPERDPATLLDRGRRLGVDLTEPHAVLTLHAEGVSRARLASVVARRAALAGVFAEQVVMLATTDRPGELACRTAAELTSSLGRPVTVGAAGPASGPAELARAHAESVRCVRALLALGRHGHGAAPEDLGFVGLVLGDRTDVEAFVRSTLGPVLDYDSARGTELLRTLRAYFAAGGNLTRAKDRLHVHVNTVAQRLERIGSLLGADWQQPDRALELQLALRLHTLSG from the coding sequence GTGGTACCTCGCTCGCCGACACGGACCGCGAGCCTTCGGTGGCAGCATGAGCTGGTGACCCACACACGTCCGGAGGACGGTATGGCCGCCCGGCGGTTGCTGGAGCTGCTGTCCGCGGGCGCGAGCAGCGACGAGCTCGCCCGGGTGCCCGCGGACAGCGCCACCATGCAGCTGGCCATGCACATCCGGCGGACGCTCGACGCGCACAGTCGGCGGGAGGCGGAGCTCACGGCGCTGTTCGCCACCGCGAGCGACCTGGCGAGGCTACGCGACCTCGACGCCGTGCTGCGTTCGATCGTGCGCCGGGCCCGCATGCTGTTGGGAGCGGACGTCTCGTACCTCACGTTGAACGACCACTCCGACGACGGCAGCACGTACATGCGCGTCACCGACGGTTCCGCCTCCGCCCTGTTCCAGCAGCTCCGGCTCGGGGTGGGGGAGGGGCTCGGTGGCCTGGTGGCGCAGACCGCCCGCCCTTACGCCACCCGCGACTACCCGAACGACGAGCGGTTCGACCACACGGGACCGATCGACCGCGCGGTGAACGACGAGGGCCTCATCGCGATTCTCGGGGTTCCCCTGTCGCTCGGGGAGCGCGTGATCGGTGTGCTGTTCGCCTCGGAGCGGCGACCACGGTCGTTCTCGCCGGACGAGGTGGCGCTGCTGTCCTCGTTCGCCGACCACGCCGCCATCGCCATCGACAACGCGCGGTTGATCGAGGAGAGCACGGCGGCGCTCGCGGAACTGGGTGCGGCCAACGAGACCATCAAGGCCCACCACGAGAGCCTGGCCAGGGCACAGGACGCGCACGACCGGCTCACCGAACTCGTTCTCGGTGGTGCGGACGTGCCCGAGGTCGCGGCTGCGGTGGCGTCGATGCTGGGCGGCGGCATCGTCGTGTGTGACGCCGACGGCGCGGAGCTCGGCCGCTCCGGGGCCGGGCGGGTGCGGGCACCGGGACGAGCGCTCTCGCGGGCGCTCGTCGCCTCCCGTTCGGCGGGCAAGGCCATCGCCGAAGGGGACGTGTGGGTGTGTGCGGTGATGGCGGGACCGCAACTGCTGGGCAGCATCACCCTCACCGGCCGCCCCGATCTCGCCGACGCCGATCGCAGGTTGTTCGAGCGTGCGGGCGTGGTGACGGCGCTGTTGTTGCTGCTTCGACGCTCGGCCGCCGAAGCGGAGGACCGGGTGCGGGGCGAACTCGTGGCCGACCTGCTCACCGCACCCGAACGTGACCCGGCGACGCTGCTCGACCGGGGACGTCGGTTGGGTGTGGACCTCACCGAGCCCCACGCCGTGCTGACCCTCCACGCGGAAGGGGTGTCCCGGGCCCGGCTGGCATCGGTGGTCGCCCGCCGCGCGGCACTGGCCGGGGTGTTCGCGGAGCAGGTGGTGATGCTCGCGACCACCGACCGCCCCGGAGAGCTGGCGTGCCGGACGGCCGCCGAACTCACCTCGTCCCTGGGACGCCCGGTGACCGTGGGCGCGGCGGGCCCCGCGTCGGGACCCGCGGAGCTGGCCCGCGCCCACGCCGAGTCGGTGCGCTGCGTGCGCGCCCTGCTGGCTCTCGGCAGGCACGGGCACGGCGCGGCACCGGAGGACCTCGGCTTCGTGGGACTCGTACTGGGCGACCGCACCGACGTCGAGGCGTTCGTGCGCTCCACTCTCGGGCCCGTGCTGGACTACGACTCCGCCCGTGGGACCGAGCTGCTGCGGACACTGCGCGCCTACTTCGCCGCAGGGGGCAATCTCACGCGTGCCAAGGACCGGTTGCACGTCCACGTCAACACGGTCGCGCAACGGTTGGAACGGATCGGTTCGCTCCTCGGTGCCGACTGGCAGCAGCCGGACCGCGCGCTCGAACTCCAACTGGCCCTGCGGCTGCACACGCTGTCCGGCTGA
- a CDS encoding FadR/GntR family transcriptional regulator, with product MPLSSTRRTGLVDQVIEQLRGAVRRGEWAIGERIPTEPELAATLGVGRNTVREAVRALAHSGLLEVRQGDGTYVRATSEVSGALRRLCGSRLREALQVRRILEVEAARLAATERTDSDLATLSKLLAERDRVWSDGDVDDFARADTEFHLAMVEAAHNSVLLELYRGLTELVVACVATTSRADEHSPEPVDHRSIVAAIAERDPERAARHTREFLDELLARHPAGNG from the coding sequence GTGCCGTTGTCCTCCACCCGGCGGACAGGTCTCGTCGACCAGGTCATCGAGCAACTGCGTGGCGCGGTACGGCGGGGGGAATGGGCGATCGGGGAACGGATACCCACCGAACCCGAGCTCGCCGCGACACTCGGCGTGGGACGCAACACCGTGCGGGAAGCCGTCCGCGCCCTCGCGCACAGCGGCCTGCTGGAGGTCAGGCAGGGAGACGGCACCTACGTCAGGGCCACCAGCGAGGTGTCCGGGGCGCTGCGCAGGCTGTGCGGCTCACGACTGCGGGAGGCGTTGCAGGTGCGCCGCATCCTCGAGGTCGAGGCGGCGCGACTGGCCGCGACGGAACGTACGGACTCCGACCTCGCCACGCTGTCGAAGCTGCTCGCCGAACGCGACCGCGTGTGGTCGGACGGCGACGTGGACGACTTCGCCCGCGCCGACACCGAGTTCCACCTGGCGATGGTCGAGGCAGCGCACAACAGCGTGCTCCTCGAACTCTACCGGGGGCTGACGGAGCTGGTGGTCGCCTGTGTCGCGACCACTTCGCGCGCCGACGAGCACAGCCCGGAACCCGTCGACCACCGAAGCATCGTGGCCGCCATCGCCGAGCGCGATCCCGAGCGCGCGGCACGGCACACCCGCGAGTTCCTGGACGAGCTGCTCGCCCGGCATCCCGCAGGCAACGGCTGA
- a CDS encoding MFS transporter, with protein MSIDREASVRDLTGSGDSGAGAQPTDRTGLVLGGALLAVAVVLAALNLRPAITSVGSVLDEVRDGLGASATWAGALTTLPGLCFAVAGLAAPLLARRIGLRAAVAAALLALGVGLVLRVLDGPFVVLGGTLVACTGIALANVLIPVVVKASFAARVGLMTGVYTAALQLGGALGSSVTPPLEPVFGGWRGALASWAVLAVVALVLWLVATTRASVLRSRQEGPDGGGRGRRSLLRVPLAWVVTVFFGCQSCLAYIVMGWLPQVLMDAGVSRGDAGLLLGLVSLLGLPVSLTIPAIAARRGSQSGWIVLLGLLGIAGILGLMLAPSASPLLWSVLLGLGMSVFSLALTTIALRARDSADTAALSGMAQGFGYLLAAAGPFLFGLLHDVTDGWTVPFVFLLVVVVTQIVFGYVAGRPRYV; from the coding sequence ATGTCGATCGACCGCGAGGCATCCGTGCGGGACCTGACCGGCTCCGGCGATTCCGGTGCCGGAGCCCAGCCAACCGACCGCACGGGTCTCGTGCTCGGTGGCGCCCTGCTGGCCGTCGCCGTGGTGCTGGCCGCGCTGAACCTGCGACCCGCGATCACCTCGGTGGGTTCGGTGCTCGACGAGGTGCGCGACGGCCTGGGTGCCTCCGCCACCTGGGCGGGCGCGTTGACCACGTTGCCCGGGTTGTGCTTCGCGGTGGCCGGACTCGCCGCACCGCTCCTGGCCCGGCGGATCGGCCTGCGGGCCGCCGTCGCGGCGGCGTTGCTGGCACTGGGCGTCGGCCTCGTCCTGCGGGTGCTCGACGGCCCGTTCGTGGTGCTCGGTGGAACGCTGGTGGCCTGCACCGGTATCGCGCTGGCCAACGTCCTGATCCCCGTGGTCGTCAAGGCGTCGTTCGCCGCCAGGGTGGGGTTGATGACCGGCGTCTACACCGCCGCGCTGCAACTCGGCGGCGCGTTGGGTTCGTCGGTGACGCCCCCGCTGGAGCCGGTCTTCGGCGGGTGGCGGGGCGCGCTGGCGAGTTGGGCGGTGCTCGCGGTCGTGGCCTTGGTGTTGTGGCTGGTCGCCACAACGAGGGCCTCCGTGCTGCGAAGCAGGCAGGAAGGGCCCGACGGCGGTGGGCGTGGTCGCCGGTCGCTGCTGCGGGTACCGCTGGCCTGGGTCGTCACCGTGTTCTTCGGCTGCCAGTCGTGCCTGGCCTACATCGTCATGGGCTGGTTGCCCCAGGTCCTCATGGACGCGGGTGTCAGCCGGGGCGACGCGGGCCTGCTGCTCGGCCTCGTGTCGTTGCTGGGGCTGCCCGTCAGCCTCACCATCCCGGCCATCGCCGCTCGCCGGGGAAGCCAGAGCGGGTGGATCGTGCTGCTCGGCCTGCTGGGCATCGCGGGCATTCTCGGGCTGATGCTCGCGCCGTCGGCCTCACCTCTGCTCTGGTCGGTGCTGCTGGGCCTCGGCATGAGCGTGTTCTCGCTGGCCCTCACCACCATCGCGCTGCGAGCCAGGGACAGCGCCGACACGGCCGCCCTGTCCGGAATGGCGCAGGGCTTCGGCTACCTGCTGGCCGCCGCGGGGCCGTTCCTGTTCGGTCTGCTGCACGACGTCACCGACGGCTGGACCGTGCCGTTCGTGTTCCTGCTCGTCGTGGTGGTCACGCAGATCGTCTTCGGTTACGTCGCCGGGCGGCCCCGGTACGTCTGA
- a CDS encoding mycothione reductase — protein sequence MPHYDLVIVGTGSGNSILDARFADRKVAIVEKGVFGGTCLNVGCIPTKMFVYPADLAAAPASAAGLGVDLELRNVRWREIRDRVFGRIDPIAEGGRRYRVEHEDNANVTVYEGEARFTGHKELTVRLADGEETLTAEAFVLAAGGRATVPDIPGLADVDYHTSDTVMRIDELPRRVVILGSGFVSAEFAHVFASFGVDVTVVARSGALLRQEDDDISRRFTDLASQRFDVRLNRRTVKARRTTDGVALDLEGPGGAETVEGDLLLVATGRRPNSDLLDVAATGISTLPSGHVVVDDHQRTEVEGVYALGDLSSPYELKHVANHEARVVQHNLLHPDDPVTADHRFVPHAVFTSPQIASVGLTERDAAARGIRYVTATQEYAGIAYGWAMEDTTGFAKLLADPDTGQLLGAHIIGAQAPTLLQPLVQAMSFGLDATSMARGQYWIHPAMPELVENALLALPLND from the coding sequence GTGCCCCACTACGACCTCGTCATCGTCGGGACGGGATCGGGCAACTCGATCCTCGACGCCCGCTTCGCCGACCGGAAGGTCGCCATCGTGGAGAAGGGGGTGTTCGGCGGCACGTGCCTGAACGTGGGTTGCATTCCCACGAAGATGTTCGTCTACCCCGCCGACCTGGCCGCCGCTCCGGCGTCCGCCGCCGGGCTCGGGGTCGACCTGGAACTGCGGAACGTGCGGTGGCGCGAGATCCGCGACCGGGTGTTCGGCCGTATCGACCCCATCGCCGAGGGCGGGCGACGTTACCGCGTCGAGCACGAGGACAACGCGAACGTCACCGTGTACGAGGGCGAGGCCCGTTTCACCGGGCACAAGGAACTCACCGTTCGCCTGGCCGACGGCGAGGAGACGCTCACCGCCGAGGCGTTCGTGCTGGCGGCCGGCGGGCGGGCGACCGTGCCCGACATCCCCGGCCTCGCCGACGTCGACTACCACACGTCCGACACCGTGATGCGCATCGACGAACTGCCACGCCGGGTCGTGATCCTGGGCAGCGGGTTCGTCAGCGCCGAGTTCGCCCACGTGTTCGCGTCGTTCGGGGTCGACGTCACCGTCGTCGCGCGCTCCGGCGCGCTCCTTCGCCAGGAGGACGACGACATCAGCCGGCGGTTCACCGATCTCGCCTCGCAACGCTTCGACGTGCGGCTGAACCGGCGCACGGTGAAGGCTCGCCGCACCACCGACGGTGTGGCGCTCGACCTGGAGGGCCCCGGGGGCGCCGAGACCGTCGAGGGCGACCTGCTGCTCGTCGCCACGGGCCGCAGGCCGAACTCGGATCTCCTCGACGTCGCCGCCACCGGCATCTCCACCCTCCCCAGCGGACACGTCGTCGTGGACGACCACCAGCGCACGGAGGTGGAGGGCGTCTACGCGCTCGGTGACCTGTCGTCGCCGTACGAGCTGAAGCACGTCGCCAACCACGAGGCCCGGGTCGTGCAGCACAACCTCCTGCACCCCGACGACCCCGTGACCGCGGACCACCGGTTCGTGCCGCACGCGGTGTTCACCTCGCCGCAGATCGCGTCCGTCGGCCTGACCGAGCGCGACGCCGCCGCCCGCGGGATCCGGTACGTGACGGCCACCCAGGAGTACGCCGGGATTGCCTACGGCTGGGCGATGGAGGACACCACCGGGTTCGCGAAGCTGCTCGCCGACCCGGACACCGGGCAGCTGCTCGGCGCACACATCATCGGTGCGCAGGCGCCGACTCTGCTCCAGCCGCTCGTCCAGGCCATGAGCTTCGGACTCGACGCCACCTCGATGGCCCGCGGGCAGTACTGGATCCACCCGGCGATGCCGGAGCTGGTCGAGAACGCACTGCTGGCGTTGCCGTTGAACGACTGA
- a CDS encoding S1 family peptidase yields the protein MLTNIRRRLGVALTVLSGAVCASAGHAAGMQPIVGGESVSLEDYPYAVYLVDDRGNQYCGGTVISATEVLTAAHCALAVRESDLGVVVGRERIASNQGEEVGVDDVWVAPGYRDPLSGDDIAVLTLSESVSAPAARLPRSSDDHLYEPGTMATVVGWGRLFENGPKPGSLRAADVPLVSDSECSDVFRSFDADTMVCAGHESGGVDACQGDSGGPLLVDGTVIGIVSWGAGCAEPGTPGVYTRMSTYADDVRADLVRSTGD from the coding sequence GTGCTCACGAACATCCGACGTCGACTCGGGGTGGCCTTGACGGTGCTGAGCGGAGCGGTGTGCGCATCGGCGGGCCATGCCGCCGGAATGCAACCCATCGTGGGCGGTGAGTCGGTGTCCCTGGAGGACTATCCGTACGCCGTGTACCTCGTCGACGACAGGGGCAACCAGTACTGCGGTGGCACGGTGATCTCGGCGACCGAGGTCCTCACCGCCGCCCACTGCGCGCTCGCCGTGCGGGAGTCCGACCTCGGTGTGGTGGTGGGTCGCGAGCGGATCGCCTCGAACCAGGGCGAGGAGGTCGGCGTCGACGACGTGTGGGTGGCGCCGGGATACCGCGATCCGCTCTCCGGCGACGACATCGCCGTGCTCACGCTCTCCGAGTCGGTCTCCGCGCCCGCCGCGCGGCTGCCGCGGAGCTCCGACGACCACCTGTACGAGCCGGGCACCATGGCCACCGTCGTGGGGTGGGGACGGCTGTTCGAGAACGGGCCGAAGCCCGGTTCGCTGCGCGCCGCCGACGTACCGCTGGTCTCGGACAGCGAGTGCTCGGACGTGTTCCGTTCGTTCGACGCGGACACGATGGTGTGTGCCGGACACGAGTCGGGCGGCGTCGACGCCTGTCAGGGCGACTCCGGTGGTCCGCTGCTGGTGGACGGCACCGTGATCGGCATCGTGTCGTGGGGTGCCGGGTGTGCCGAGCCCGGCACGCCCGGGGTCTACACGCGGATGTCGACCTACGCCGACGACGTCAGGGCGGACCTGGTACGCAGTACGGGTGACTGA
- a CDS encoding GNAT family N-acetyltransferase, translating into MTDSAVPTRSDQLTVTTRLAPELTAAELYALLRLRVDVFVVEQECPYPELDGKDLLPGTRHVWATTSDGRVAGCLRVLAEDGGVQRIGRVCTAGFARGTGVGALLMGAAMELVGDAECVLDAQTYATGFYARFGFQPEGEEFLEDDIPHITMRRR; encoded by the coding sequence GTGACTGATTCAGCTGTTCCCACTCGCTCTGACCAGCTCACCGTCACCACCCGCTTGGCCCCGGAGCTGACCGCGGCCGAGCTCTACGCGCTGTTGCGGCTTCGGGTGGACGTCTTCGTGGTCGAACAGGAGTGCCCCTATCCGGAACTCGACGGCAAGGACCTGCTGCCGGGCACCCGCCACGTGTGGGCAACGACGTCCGACGGGCGCGTCGCGGGCTGTCTTCGCGTGCTCGCCGAGGACGGCGGCGTCCAGCGGATCGGGCGGGTGTGCACGGCCGGGTTCGCCCGCGGAACCGGCGTCGGAGCCCTGCTGATGGGTGCGGCGATGGAACTGGTCGGCGACGCGGAATGCGTGCTCGACGCCCAGACGTACGCCACCGGTTTCTACGCGCGGTTCGGTTTCCAGCCCGAGGGCGAGGAGTTCCTCGAGGACGACATCCCGCACATCACGATGCGCCGACGCTGA
- a CDS encoding 8-amino-7-oxononanoate synthase yields the protein MNAPGPPRTATPPEHVFDWLDDAAARRADAGLVRTLTPRTTESERLDLAGNDYLGLARDKRVAGAAAAAALKWGAGATGSRLVTGSTEVHAELEYELARFCGAQAALVFSSGFTANLGAVTALTGRDAAIVTDAYIHASLIEGCRLSRADVAAVAHTSPDAVEHALATRRKQRALVVTDSVFSVDGDLAPLRELSAVCRRHSSALLVDDAHGLGVLGEGGRGAVHAAGLAGEPDVITTVTLSKSLGAQGGAVLGPRRVIKHLVDTARSFIFDTALAPASAAAALAALRALRDEPELAERVRGRASELSARLADAGFAVSVPEGAVVSVRAPGPNEAAAWAADCAERGVRVGCFRPPSVPDGVSRLRLTARADLSDSDVDRAVAVVTETAPPDARR from the coding sequence GTGAACGCACCCGGTCCACCTCGCACGGCAACACCACCGGAGCACGTGTTCGACTGGCTCGACGACGCCGCGGCACGGCGCGCCGACGCGGGCCTGGTCCGCACGCTGACCCCGCGCACCACCGAGTCGGAGCGGCTCGATCTCGCGGGCAACGACTATCTCGGCCTCGCCCGCGACAAGCGCGTCGCCGGGGCCGCCGCCGCGGCGGCGTTGAAGTGGGGCGCGGGCGCCACGGGTTCGCGGCTGGTCACCGGGTCGACCGAGGTCCACGCCGAGCTGGAGTACGAACTGGCCCGGTTCTGCGGCGCACAGGCGGCGCTGGTCTTCTCGTCGGGTTTCACCGCCAACCTCGGCGCCGTGACGGCGTTGACGGGTCGGGACGCGGCCATCGTCACCGACGCCTACATCCACGCGTCCCTGATCGAGGGGTGCCGGCTCTCCCGGGCGGACGTCGCCGCGGTGGCCCACACCAGTCCGGACGCGGTCGAGCACGCACTCGCGACCCGGCGCAAGCAACGCGCTCTCGTCGTCACCGACTCGGTGTTCTCCGTGGACGGTGATCTGGCGCCGCTGCGCGAACTGTCGGCCGTGTGCCGGCGGCACTCCTCGGCGCTGTTGGTGGACGACGCCCACGGCCTCGGTGTCCTCGGCGAAGGAGGCCGCGGTGCCGTACACGCCGCGGGCCTCGCCGGCGAACCCGACGTCATCACCACCGTGACGCTGTCGAAGTCACTGGGTGCGCAGGGAGGTGCCGTCCTCGGTCCTCGGCGGGTGATCAAACACCTGGTGGACACGGCTCGGAGCTTCATCTTCGACACGGCGCTCGCCCCGGCCAGCGCCGCGGCGGCGCTCGCGGCCCTGCGAGCGTTGCGCGACGAACCGGAACTGGCCGAACGGGTCCGCGGCCGGGCGAGCGAGCTGTCCGCCCGCTTGGCGGACGCCGGGTTCGCGGTGAGCGTGCCCGAAGGGGCCGTGGTGTCGGTGCGTGCACCGGGGCCGAACGAGGCCGCGGCATGGGCGGCCGACTGCGCGGAGCGGGGTGTGCGCGTCGGGTGTTTCCGCCCGCCGTCGGTGCCCGACGGTGTGTCGCGCCTCCGCCTGACCGCGAGGGCGGACCTCTCCGATTCGGACGTCGACCGCGCCGTCGCCGTCGTCACCGAGACCGCCCCGCCCGACGCCCGACGCTGA